In Ruminiclostridium josui JCM 17888, the genomic window TGGACTATCTAGCGGAGAATGATGTTTCAGGACTGTATTTTTTGGACATAGACTTAAAGTCTTCGATTAACGGAATTGAACTAGCCTCAATGATAAGACAGTATGATCCCAGAGGTTTTATTGTGTTTATCACTACTCATTCAGAAATGAGTTATTTGACGTTTATATATAAAGTTGAAGCCATGGATTTTATAATTAAAGATAATTATAAAAATATAAAGGAGAGAATACATCAGTGCATAATAGACGCAAATAAGAAATACTCTGCAAAAGTAACTGAACTTCAAAAAGTTTTCAGTATGAAGTCTGGTGATAAAATAATAAATATTGAGTACAGTAAAATTTTATTTTTTGAGACATCACCTACGATACATAAAGTAATTATACATGCATTTGACAGGCAGATTGAGTTTTATGCAAAACTAAAGGATATTGAGAAAAAGCTAGATAATAGATTTTATAGATGTCATAAATCTTATATTGTTAATAAGGATAACATAAGAGAGATAGATTTAACTAACAGATGTATACATATGGTAAATGGTCAGGAATGTCTGATATCTATAAGAATGCTAAAAGGCTTAGTAAAAGAATAGAGAATTTATGTTATTAGTGGACAATAAAAGACAAACAAGAGCTAATCACTTTAAAGCAGTGATTAGCTCTTGTTTGTCTTTTATCGGTAATTTATATATCTGTCCTGAACGGTACTTGAGTTGACACTCCTCTGGGAAATATTAAGTTTTGTTTGGGGCACTGCCAATAGAGCCTGTGAAGAAAAGTCTGTAAAATCAGCTTTCTATGATAAAATCAAATTATCATAGGAGGCTATTTTTTATGGCAAGAAGGTAAGCGGTAAACCATGAGTACCTCGATAGATTCTGTTTAATATGAGATAATTCTTCCATGTTTTCACAAGCTACTTTAAAAAATTGTATAACTTTTTAAAGTTAGCTTGAAAAACTTTAATAAAGTTTTTCAAGGAGGTTTTATCAATGGAGGCTAAAAAAGTACAACAGCAATATCTTCTTTCAAAATGGGCTGCTATTATTCAGGAATGCCGCGCTACCGGAATGTCTGTGAAGGATTGGTGCTTGGAAAACAATGTGAATACAGCTCAATTTTTTTACTGGCAGTGTAAAATACGTAAGCAACTCTGTACATCGGTAGAAAATCTAGCAAATGATCCGTCAATCACTTTTGTACCTGTTCAGCTACCGAATTCCCATAATGAGCCCTTGCAAAAAGTTTCTTTTAACACAGAGCTGATTGTTAATGTGGGAGGATACCAATTACAAATTAATAATGATACTAACCCTAACTTACTAGAGACAGTACTGAAGGTACTCCAAAATGTTTAATGATGCTACTGGCTTTTACCAGATTTACTTAGCATGCGGCTATACCGATTTACGCCAAGGAATTGATGGCCTTGCCGGGATGGTTCAAAATCAATTTCATTTGAATCCATTTCAAAATATCCTGTTTCTTTTCTGCGGAAGAAAAGCAACCAGGATAAAAGGTCTTCTATGGGAAGGTGATGGTTTTGTACTACTATTCAAGCGTTTAGAAGGCGGAAGATTTCAATGGCCTCGCAGTGAAGCAGAAATGAAAGAAATCACACCTAAGCAATTTAGATGGCTAAAGCCATATAAGCGAAAAAAAGCAAAAGGAAAACGTAATGAGGACTTAAAAGACTTGCCTGTCAGTATCATTGAACATACTCTTAATGACGATGAGCTAAGAACAATTTTCGGAGACACATGGAAACGACTGCCTGATGAAGTGTACAAACATCTTCAATTTCACCCTGTTACATTTGAGGTGGAAGAGCATCATGTTGCAGTATATGCAGGAAAGGACAATCAAACCATTGTAAAGGCAAACCGCCCTGTTGATCTATTGCGTAACAGTATTGTAACGCCAACTCTGGCAGCTGGTATACTAAATGGAAAATATATAAATGCTCTTCCTCTATACAGGTTGGAACAGGAGTTTAAGAGAAATGACATACATATATCCAGACAGGTAATGGCAAACTGGACAATACAATGTGCCGAGAGGTACCTGTCACTATTGTATGATAGAATGCATCAGGAACTCTATCAGTGCAGCGTATCACAGGCTGATGAGACACCGGTGATTGTTTCAAAAGATGGACGATCTGCCGGTTCAAAAAGCTACATGTGGGTATATCGTACGGGCAAAATGTATGTTGCTCCGCTAATTATTCTGTATGATTACCAGAAAACGCGTAAAGCTGATCATCCAAGAAAATTTCTCAAGGGATATAAAGGAACTATTGTTACTGACGGATACGAGGTATACCACAAACTTGAGAAAGAAGAACCAGACATAAAGATAGCAGGATGTTGGAGTCATGCCCGTCGTAGGTTTGCGGATGTTGTCAAGACAATGGACAAAGAAACCGCTAAAGATACATTAGCATATGCAGCATTAAAACAAATAGCTTTGATATATAAAACAGATAATGATCTTTTGGGGCTATCTCCACAAGAGAGAGTTGTCAGACGTAAGCTTCTTGTAAAACCTCAAGTAGAAGCTTTCTTTGCATGGGTTAAAGAGCATAGAAGTGACGTTCCATCACAATCAGAAACAGGCAAAGGCTTTACCTATTGCCTAAATCAAGAAAAATATCTAAGAACATTTCTTGAAAATGGTTACGTACCTCTGGATAATAATGCTACAGAGGGAGCTATTCGAGGCTTCTGCATAGGAAAAAACAATGGAGCCTAGGCAAGTGCAATAATTTACAGTATTGCAGAAACAGCTAAGGCTAATAACTTAAAACCATACCATTACTTTAAGTATTTACTGCAGCAGATTCCCCAACATATGAGTGATAAGGATACATCCTTTATAGACAAGCTACTTCCGTGGTCAGAAGATTTACCGGAAGAATGCAAAAAAGCAACTCAAAGTTAGCAAAATTATATCCGCCGAAAGGCGGTATTTTTGTATAGGTACTGATGGTTTACCGCTTACGTAGGAAATAACTGAAGTGTTTTAAACTGCTTATTATTTGATATTAAACGAATATTACGTAGATGAAAAGTATTTATACATATATGTTATATTTTCTATAGATTTATAAGTTTTTATTGTAAAGGAGTTAGTTTATGACATCATATGATACGGAAGGAAATACGACACAAAGTGAAATTATGATGTACAACTACTTTAATTCAGAAATATTTAATGTAATAAGTGAGTTTGTTAATGAATTAGCGGATATAGCTGATATAATAGAAGATAAAAAGGCGTTCTCGCTTTCTTTAATAAAAAACTATTATAAAATTAATTTACCTGAGACTCAAATAAATGAGTATTTAACATTCGTAATGCAAGTAGTTAATATGACTGAAAAACATATTCATGACATATTAAGTAATATATTGCTTTTAGATGAAAAACTAAAGATAGTTGATATACATTGTAGCCTAGTCAAAAGAAGTGCTGTAATAACTTTTTCTCACAATAGAAAAATAATATTCAGAAATAGTTCATTAAATGACGAGCAAATTTTCAACAGTATAATTCGTTGGGTAAATTTTAAGGTAGATGAAAGATATCAATTATATATCAGGAAGATTATATCATATGGTTCCTATGGATTTTTAGAGTATATATCTTCTGAATGTGATAAACAGGATATTACTAATAGTTTTTTTTGCATAGGCCAGCTTTTATCATTGATATATATACTCAATTGTAAAAATTTCCAAGAAGGAAAACTTCTGAAACTATCAAGGTTACCAGTGTTGACCAATTTAGAAGGACTATTTTCTATATCTGAAAGAAAGTTGAATTTCGCCCCTTCATCGAAGAATATAGCACAGAAAATTATAGATTCTTCGGTATATAATTTATGCATTATACCTAAACGACACAGATATTTAGCTAAGCTAAATATCTCATCAATAAAATTAGGGTTTCAGTATATATACAAAATAATAACAAATAGTAAAATGGAGTTTATAGACTTTTTAAATGAATTATTTGATAAGGATTCACCATACTTAGCCGCAGTAAGTACAAACGTATATAATTTAAATATGAATGATTTAAATAGGCAGCTATATTTTTTGGATTATCAATTTAATATAAAACAAAACTATAAATCCACCACTAAATTTTCTGATAATAGGGCTCCAAATAAAATAAATTTAAATTATTATCTAGAGCTTGCGGTTAAGCTAGGCAACAATATTATACAGAATAGTATCATAGGGGTTATTAATAATAATACAAGTAGAACATGGATTAACACAGTTGAGTGTGGAGATAAGATAATAATCTCACCAGAATGTAAAAACCTATATGAGGGTAATAGCGGGATTGCACTCTTTTTATTAAATTTGGGTGTAACTACAAAAAAAGATTATTTTATAAATACAGCAATAGAAGCTATGCGTGAATCTATATCGAATATAAGTACATTATTTAGATGTAGTTCAATAGAACTTGGCGCATTTAATGGGATTTGTGGGGAGATTTATACTCTTTCTAAAATATACTCGATAACAAAAGATGAGAATGTAAAAAAAGCTGTTAAATTGGGACTTTTATATGTTAAATCAGCAATTGTAAATCAAAAGGATATTAGTCTCTTTAGTGGTCTTTCCGGAGTTTTGGCTGTAATTCTGGCTATCTATAAAAATAAACATTTTTCTGATATTAAGGTTAATTTATTAGCCATTGCTGAATTAGCGTATAAAAATATACTAGTTAATATGGACACAATAAGTACCACACCGGGATATTATCACGGTATTAATGGGGTAATAATAGTTCTTATTAATTTATTAAATTTAATCGGAGATACAGCAATAAAGTCAGTTATTGAAGAATTATTAAAAATAGAAAGAAATTTTAAATTTGACAAAAGATTTAGTAATAAAACTATGTTAGAAGTTGAACATATTGGTATTCTTCTTAGCAGAGTTTTTCTTAAGCAATATGGTTATGATGATAATTTAATAGATATAGAAATAGACAAAGCTTTGGCATGGACAATTAAAAAAGGGTTTGGAAATAGTCCTTTCTATTATAACGGTGACATAGGAGCCCTTGAAGTATTGGAATACACGGCTAAAGTATTAAAGGATGAAGTGTTGAGAAATAGGTGCAATAATACTTTTGCTAATTTGGTAGAAAACACTATAGGGCCTAATACTAATGACGAAAATAAGCTTTGGAGTTTATCAATGTCTTTGATGAAAGGAATTTCTGGATACGGCCACATGCTTCTTAGAAAGTGCAGTGAGAATATCCCTAATATAGTATTGCTTGAGTAAGAGAGAGAACGTATGTTGTTTTATTTAGGTAAGATCATGTTTACTCAACTAAAGGAGATATGGAAAAGCATAGATAGAGAATATTTACCTCTGATGACTTAAAATGAATAATTTCAAATTTCTATTTTATTTTATATCACATTGATATAAAATGGAAAAGTTAGGACATATTTGTGATGATTATTTCATTGGGGAGGAAAGAGAAATGAGCGAACTTATTAAATTCGAAGTTAAAAGATTGCCAGGGGTAAAAATAGTAGGAAAAGAACTACGGTATAATATGGAAGCACTTATGAAAGGTGATAATCGTATTCCAGATTTTTGGGATAAATGTTTTGCTGATGGAATTTTTTCATTACTGGAAGATCAAACAGATTTTATTTTTGACAGTTCATACGTTGGTGTAATGCTTGATTGGGACAAAGGAGATGGAGATTTTTCTTACATCGTCGGTATGTTAATGAAAGATGGAGTATCTGTTCCAGAAGGATACTACCATAAAGACTTAGAAGAAACAGATGTCGCAATTGGATGGATTAAAGGTAAAAATACAGCTGATGTTTGCTCTTCTGCTCATCCTCTTACTGAACAAGCCATTAAAGAAAAAGGGTACAAGTGTGACAATATGAAATGGTGTATGGAATTGTATAATTGTCCTCGATATACTACACCTGATGAAAATGGCCACATTGTCCTTGATTATTACATTCCAATTAATGATAACTAATTAGTAAACATAATATTCATAAGTTTGAAAAGGAGGATATGTGTATGGGTGTTTTATCTGGCAGTGTACATACTGGGTTATTTGTTGAAGATATTGTAAAGATGGTGGCATTTTACAGAGATATACTGGGTTTTGAAACAGATTGGGATGGAGGACCATTTGCTAGTTTCAAAGTAAAAGATGGTGGGTTGTTTATGTTTGATAGGAAACAATTTGCCGCTTCTATGAAACAACCTTATTGCCCACCAAAAGGATTTAATCAGACAATGGAAGTTGCTATAGGTGTTCCTACTAAAGATGATGTGGATAGAGAATATGAACGACTAACAGCACTTGGTGTTCAATCATTGACAGGTGAGCCGGTTACTCAACCGTGGGGACAAAGGAATTTTTGGATAGCCGACCCTGAAGGTAATTATATTGAAATTGGATGTTAAATTTCAGACATATGATATATTTTAGAAGAAGCTTCTTCATATCAGAAGAAGCTTCTTGACATTTCTGGTATAATTTGATAAATTCAAACCATAAATAATATTTTATTAAATTCCGAAATTAGATTAACATCTTTTGCAATTGACATGTCTAGATTCTCAACAATATAAATTAAATTTAATTGAAATTATCGGATAACCAAATATATGGAGGCGATAATAATGAAGTACTTTAAAAAGGCATGCATTGCTTTGGCTGCTTTGCTTATTAGTACCAGTTTTGCTGCTGGCATAGTTACTAAATCAGTGAATGCAGCTTCAACAACTATTCCACCCAGAAAGCTTGAACGGTTGGATAGGGGAATTGTTGCTATTAATCAGGGAAACGGGAAGGTTTATGTAGGCTGGCGTCTTCTCGGAACAGAACCCGGTAATATTGCATTCAATCTATATCGAAAAACCGCAGGTGGCATAGAAGTTAAACTTAATAGCTCACCAATTACATCCAGTACAAATTACGTTGATAACGGTGTTGATACAACAAAGGATAACACTTACATAGTAAAAACAGTTTTAGATGGAATTGAAAGTAGTGAAAGTGAACAGTATACTTTGGCTGCAAATACTCCTGTCAGACAGTATATTCCTTTAAAACTAAAATCCCTTCCTGCGGGATATTACACAATGCATATAAATGTGGGTGACCTTGATGGAGATGGGAAATATGACTATATAGTAAAGCGTATGAATGATGATAGGTCTCCTGTACAGGTAGAAGCTTATAAAGCAGATGGGACATTTCTATGGCGTATTGATTTAGGGCCCAATATAGAAACATATAACTCCGCTATGACTTCACCTTTGGTTGTATCGGATTTGAATGGTGACGGAAAAGCAGAAGTTCTTTTAAAAACTGGTGAAAGCACCAGATTTGGTGATGGTACTTTAATTGGAGACACAAATAATGATGGAATAACTAACTATTGCAATAAGTCATTATCTACCTATCAAGTTTTGTCGGGACCCGAATTTATTTCTGTAGTTGATGGAATGACAGGTAAAGAGCTAAGCAGAGCAGATTTTATTGCAAGAGGAAAAGTTACGGACTGGGGAGATGATTATGGGAACCGTGCAAGCTTTATTTTTATGACTGTTGCCTATCTGGATGGTGTTCACCCAAGTGTAGTAATGTCAAGAGGCCCCGGAAATGTTATGAAAGTTGAGGCATGGGACTTTAAGGACGGAAAACTTAGTCAGCGGTGGAAATGGGATGCTAGAAATCAGGCATTGCCTTACGGCAAGAATTTCCCTGATTTTCATGCAATTCGTGCTGTAGATGTGGATAAGGATGGAAAAGATGAAATTTCATGGGGAGGCTCCATGCTCAATGACGATGGTAAATTACTGTACGCTACGGAGCTGACACATGGAGACAGGTTTGTAATAGGGGATATTGATCCTGACAGAGATGGTCTTGAGTGTTACGCAATTCAACAGAATAATCCGAGTCTTTTGGGGGCAGCATTATATGATGCAAGTAATGGGACTATGATTAAAAAAATGTATATGAATGCAGTTGGTGATGTAGGTAGAGGGGACTGTGCGGATATTGATCCTAATTATAAAGGTATGGAATGTTGGTCTACACTTGAGAATTTATACAACTGTAAGGGAGAGGTTATCGGTTCTGAAAAGTCTTTCCCATTTTTGAGTATTTGGTGGGATGGAGATTTGCTCAGAGAATTTTTTATAGGTACTGATTCAAATGGCTTCAACCCAGCAATAAATAAATGGAATTATACTACAAAGACCAGCAACCGGATATACTCAATTTATCAGGAGGGAGTCAAATCACCATATGCGGCCAGACCACCTTTTTATGGAGATATTATGGGTGACTGGCGTGAGGAAGTTATTCTTGAAACTACAGACAATTCAGAGCTTCGTATTTATACTACAACCATTCCTACCAACTACAGGATATATACCTTGATGCATAATCCGGCTTACAGGAACTCTGTTGATGTTAAAGGTTATCTTTCTTCTGTTTACCCTGATTATTATCTGGGTGAAGGCATGTCAATGCCACCGGCTCCCAACATTTCTACAGGAGATGGTGAGTTAATAAAAGAACTGAGGGTAAATGATTCCAATAATGCTGCTGACTGGTACATACAGTCAAATTTGCAGGTTGGTGATACAGTTTTTGGAGATAGAACATATAAATATACAAAAATTCCTCAGAGTCTTGTAGGTGCCGAATGGATAAGAACTGCATGTGATTCTAAAAGTTATCTAGCGGAAGAAGCTTACTTTACTGCGAAAAAGGATATATCGGTTTATATCGGTTTGGATTCAAGAATTACCAGTATTCCGGCATGGCTAAGTGATTGGAGCAAAACAGGTGAAACATTAACCGATGATAGTTCAGTTACCTTCAACCTGTATAAGAAGGATTTTACTTCCGGCTCTGTTGTAAGGCTTGGAACTAATGGGGGCTCCTCAAGTTATGTGAATTATACGGTTATTGTTAAGGAAAACACAGCACCTGCATTTCTTTACGGGGATGTAAATGGAGACGGCATTGTGGATGTTCTGGATTACAGCGTAATGAGAAGTTATCTTCTTCAAATAACCAATTCAATGCCATCTGAATTTTGGCAGAAGGCGGGAGATTTGAATTCCGACGGTGTTATCGACAGCATGGATTATTTGTATCTGAAAATGTACTTGCTGGGGACAATTAATTCGCTTCCTGTTTAGACATGATGCTCTAAATCTTGAGTGCTTAAGCAATATATTTTGGGCAAGATAACTGTAACTTCAGAGGCTTTTCATGTAATGGACATGAATGCAGATGGAAATGTTGATGCCATTGACTTCGCTTTGTTTAAAAAATTGATATTAGGTTCGATTTAGTAAAACACTTTAACTATAAAAGAGCGGCTTTTGGAGCGGTCAGATAGGGATTTATAATTCCTAAAAAATTCGGCATAGTCGTTGATATTCGGCTATGCCGTTTTTTCGTTTATTTTGGTAAGTCGATAGCACCAATGCAGTTATAGAAAATTGGGACTGTAAATAATTTTGTGTATGAAGCCTTTCAAACTCAATGATGGCTAAGTATTTCCAAAGTATTAACTCTCAAAAATTTAATACTATATTTCAAATTATTGCCAGATTATTCTATTTTTATGCATTATTTAGATTAAATCTGGCAATAATTATTTAATAATGGTATTTCTATGCTTATACCTGTATTTTGAAGGTCTAGCCCGTCCGGCAATGAGGACGAGCCCTTCAGGGCGGTGGGGG contains:
- a CDS encoding LytR/AlgR family response regulator transcription factor; the encoded protein is MLSIFVCEDNNEQREKFTKIIQNLILIENFDMELKLSTSKPDDILDYLAENDVSGLYFLDIDLKSSINGIELASMIRQYDPRGFIVFITTHSEMSYLTFIYKVEAMDFIIKDNYKNIKERIHQCIIDANKKYSAKVTELQKVFSMKSGDKIINIEYSKILFFETSPTIHKVIIHAFDRQIEFYAKLKDIEKKLDNRFYRCHKSYIVNKDNIREIDLTNRCIHMVNGQECLISIRMLKGLVKE
- the tnpA gene encoding IS66 family insertion sequence element accessory protein TnpA; translated protein: MEAKKVQQQYLLSKWAAIIQECRATGMSVKDWCLENNVNTAQFFYWQCKIRKQLCTSVENLANDPSITFVPVQLPNSHNEPLQKVSFNTELIVNVGGYQLQINNDTNPNLLETVLKVLQNV
- the tnpC gene encoding IS66 family transposase, coding for MFNDATGFYQIYLACGYTDLRQGIDGLAGMVQNQFHLNPFQNILFLFCGRKATRIKGLLWEGDGFVLLFKRLEGGRFQWPRSEAEMKEITPKQFRWLKPYKRKKAKGKRNEDLKDLPVSIIEHTLNDDELRTIFGDTWKRLPDEVYKHLQFHPVTFEVEEHHVAVYAGKDNQTIVKANRPVDLLRNSIVTPTLAAGILNGKYINALPLYRLEQEFKRNDIHISRQVMANWTIQCAERYLSLLYDRMHQELYQCSVSQADETPVIVSKDGRSAGSKSYMWVYRTGKMYVAPLIILYDYQKTRKADHPRKFLKGYKGTIVTDGYEVYHKLEKEEPDIKIAGCWSHARRRFADVVKTMDKETAKDTLAYAALKQIALIYKTDNDLLGLSPQERVVRRKLLVKPQVEAFFAWVKEHRSDVPSQSETGKGFTYCLNQEKYLRTFLENGYVPLDNNATEGAIRGFCIGKNNGA
- a CDS encoding transposase domain-containing protein, whose translation is MAETAKANNLKPYHYFKYLLQQIPQHMSDKDTSFIDKLLPWSEDLPEECKKATQS
- a CDS encoding lanthionine synthetase LanC family protein — translated: MTSYDTEGNTTQSEIMMYNYFNSEIFNVISEFVNELADIADIIEDKKAFSLSLIKNYYKINLPETQINEYLTFVMQVVNMTEKHIHDILSNILLLDEKLKIVDIHCSLVKRSAVITFSHNRKIIFRNSSLNDEQIFNSIIRWVNFKVDERYQLYIRKIISYGSYGFLEYISSECDKQDITNSFFCIGQLLSLIYILNCKNFQEGKLLKLSRLPVLTNLEGLFSISERKLNFAPSSKNIAQKIIDSSVYNLCIIPKRHRYLAKLNISSIKLGFQYIYKIITNSKMEFIDFLNELFDKDSPYLAAVSTNVYNLNMNDLNRQLYFLDYQFNIKQNYKSTTKFSDNRAPNKINLNYYLELAVKLGNNIIQNSIIGVINNNTSRTWINTVECGDKIIISPECKNLYEGNSGIALFLLNLGVTTKKDYFINTAIEAMRESISNISTLFRCSSIELGAFNGICGEIYTLSKIYSITKDENVKKAVKLGLLYVKSAIVNQKDISLFSGLSGVLAVILAIYKNKHFSDIKVNLLAIAELAYKNILVNMDTISTTPGYYHGINGVIIVLINLLNLIGDTAIKSVIEELLKIERNFKFDKRFSNKTMLEVEHIGILLSRVFLKQYGYDDNLIDIEIDKALAWTIKKGFGNSPFYYNGDIGALEVLEYTAKVLKDEVLRNRCNNTFANLVENTIGPNTNDENKLWSLSMSLMKGISGYGHMLLRKCSENIPNIVLLE
- a CDS encoding GyrI-like domain-containing protein, encoding MSELIKFEVKRLPGVKIVGKELRYNMEALMKGDNRIPDFWDKCFADGIFSLLEDQTDFIFDSSYVGVMLDWDKGDGDFSYIVGMLMKDGVSVPEGYYHKDLEETDVAIGWIKGKNTADVCSSAHPLTEQAIKEKGYKCDNMKWCMELYNCPRYTTPDENGHIVLDYYIPINDN
- a CDS encoding VOC family protein: MGVLSGSVHTGLFVEDIVKMVAFYRDILGFETDWDGGPFASFKVKDGGLFMFDRKQFAASMKQPYCPPKGFNQTMEVAIGVPTKDDVDREYERLTALGVQSLTGEPVTQPWGQRNFWIADPEGNYIEIGC
- a CDS encoding dockerin type I domain-containing protein, with the protein product MKYFKKACIALAALLISTSFAAGIVTKSVNAASTTIPPRKLERLDRGIVAINQGNGKVYVGWRLLGTEPGNIAFNLYRKTAGGIEVKLNSSPITSSTNYVDNGVDTTKDNTYIVKTVLDGIESSESEQYTLAANTPVRQYIPLKLKSLPAGYYTMHINVGDLDGDGKYDYIVKRMNDDRSPVQVEAYKADGTFLWRIDLGPNIETYNSAMTSPLVVSDLNGDGKAEVLLKTGESTRFGDGTLIGDTNNDGITNYCNKSLSTYQVLSGPEFISVVDGMTGKELSRADFIARGKVTDWGDDYGNRASFIFMTVAYLDGVHPSVVMSRGPGNVMKVEAWDFKDGKLSQRWKWDARNQALPYGKNFPDFHAIRAVDVDKDGKDEISWGGSMLNDDGKLLYATELTHGDRFVIGDIDPDRDGLECYAIQQNNPSLLGAALYDASNGTMIKKMYMNAVGDVGRGDCADIDPNYKGMECWSTLENLYNCKGEVIGSEKSFPFLSIWWDGDLLREFFIGTDSNGFNPAINKWNYTTKTSNRIYSIYQEGVKSPYAARPPFYGDIMGDWREEVILETTDNSELRIYTTTIPTNYRIYTLMHNPAYRNSVDVKGYLSSVYPDYYLGEGMSMPPAPNISTGDGELIKELRVNDSNNAADWYIQSNLQVGDTVFGDRTYKYTKIPQSLVGAEWIRTACDSKSYLAEEAYFTAKKDISVYIGLDSRITSIPAWLSDWSKTGETLTDDSSVTFNLYKKDFTSGSVVRLGTNGGSSSYVNYTVIVKENTAPAFLYGDVNGDGIVDVLDYSVMRSYLLQITNSMPSEFWQKAGDLNSDGVIDSMDYLYLKMYLLGTINSLPV
- a CDS encoding dockerin type I repeat-containing protein; this translates as MLKQYILGKITVTSEAFHVMDMNADGNVDAIDFALFKKLILGSI